The DNA sequence CGCGCGGCTTGGCGCGGCGGGCCGCGGCCAGGGCGTCCAGGGCGAGGTCGACGGCGCGGTCGCCGATCGCGTGCACCGCGAGCTGCCAGCCGGCCCGGTGGCCCTCGACGATGGTCTCCGTGAGCAGCTCGGGGTCGGCCTGGAGCTGCCCCCTTGACGTGCTGCCCGCGTACGGCTCGGTGAGCGCGGCCGTGCGCGCCATCATGCCGCCGTCGGTGAACACCTTCAGGGCGCCGAGCGAGAGGCGGCCGTCACCGAAGCCCGTGCGCAGACCGAGGCCGAAGGAGCGCGTGGTGGTGTCCTCGGGCGCGGCCTCGACCGGACGCAGGGCGTCCGCCGCCACCATGAGCTGGACGCGCAGCGGCAGCCGCCCTGTCTCGTGGGCGAGCTGGAAGGCCGCGCCCTCAAGGGGGCTGTGCGCGAACAGCTCGCTGCCGATGCCCGCCTCGGCGCAGGCCGTGACGCCCTGGGAGCGGCAGACGCGGCCGGACTCCGCGACGGCGTCGGCCAGTTCGGCCAGCGTGTGCGGCGGGCGCAGGGCGAGGGCCGCCCCCATGGCGTCCTCCGCGAGGAAGCCGTCCGGGCTCGCGACGTGCGGCGGCAGCTCTCCGAGAACGGCCGAGTTCACCAGGCACGCGTGCCCGGAGATGTGCCCCAGGTACACCTTGCGGCCCGCGCTCACCGCGTCCAGGTCGGCGGCGGTCAGCGGCCGGTCGAGCGTGCGCTGGTCGTATCCACCCAAGCTCACCCAGCCGCCATCGGGCGCGGCCGTCACGGCGTCGGCCACGGCCCTGAGGATCGCGTCGACCCGCTTGCTGGGCGCGACGCTCGGCGCGCGTGCCTTGAGCCCGGCCCAGATGAGATGCACGTGGCTGTCGATGAAGCCGGGCAGGACCGTCGCGCCGTCGAGGTCCAGGACGCGCCGCGCCGGGAGCCCCGCGATGTCGGAGTCGAGCCCCACGACGCGGCCGCGCCAGATGCCGAGTTCCCGGGCGGTGGGGCGGGCCGGATCCATCGTGAGGATGGTGGCGTTGGTGATCCTGGAGCAAAGCACGAACAGATCCCTTCGGGGGAGTGAATCTTCGTCCTGCGCGAGCTATTGTTAGGTGAGGCTAGCCTAAGTTCTAACGGTGGTGGGTGGGGTGGACGAGAGACGGGTGGAACGTCGGCGCGCGGCTTGTGCGCACCGGCTCGAGGCCTGGGCCGATGGTGTGGTCGCGGGCCTCGACGCGCAAGAAGACGTCGAGCGGTCCTTATCGCATGCCCTGCGGGGCGACCCGAGCCTGCGCGAGGAGACCGCCGTGCGCCGCGCCGACGCGCTGCGCGCCGCCGCGCTCGGCCTCGGCCCCGCCGGGTGCGCCGTGGCGGCGGGCGTGTCCCCTCGGATGCTCGGCAACTGGCAGGAGCAGGACCCCGCCTTCGCGGCGGCCATGACGGCCGCGGCGGAGCTTGCGGAGCGGGAGCGCGAGCGGGCCGCCCGGGCGGAGGTCGCGGTTTCCGGGCTCAGTCCGGCCGCGCTGCGCGTGGTCCTCAAGGCCATAAGGGAGGGGTCCGTCCAGTCGGCGGCGGCCGCCCTCGGCGGCTGGTCCGAACAATCCTTTCTGCGGCTGCGCCGCAAGAGCCCGGAGGTCGCCGCCCTCCTCGCCGCCGCGCGCCGGGCGCGCACCAAGAAGGCGGACCGCCGCGGCCGCCCGCGGTTCGAGCGGGGATATCGCCTAGTGCGCGTAGATGAGGGCGATATGGGCGGTGATGCGGGCGCGAGGCGGGTCAACGGTGACGGCGCCGACGGCGGGGGCGCCCCGGGCGGCCCCGGCTCCACCGGCGGCACGGCCGCCACCTCTGGGGCGTAACGGCCTGGAGGCGGCGGAGCCGCTGGTTCACCCCTTTCACCCGTATATAGAGGGCTATGTGCACGCATGACAGCGCCGCCGCGCGGACCGGGATCCGCGCGGCGGCGTGTTCGGCCGGTCCCTGGCACCGAGGAGGCGGGATCGGCGCGTCGGGGTCAGGGGCGCTGGGTGAGGTACCCGCCCATGGCGGTGAAGTACTCGGCCGCGGACAGCTCGCGGCCGTCCTCGGTCCGTACGCGCGTGATGGCCAGGCCGTGGTTGCGGCCGGTGCGGGCGTCGGCCCCGGCGACGATCACCACGCCCTCGCCCTCGCGGTAGAAGATACGGCCGGGCGTGCCGCCGTAGCGGCCCTCCGAGACGACCGCGGCCACGACCTCCAGGCGCTTGCCCTTGTGGTAGGTGAAGGCGCTGGGGTACGGCTCCGACTGGGCGCGGACGAGGCGCTCCAGGTCCTGCGCCGGCCAGGTCCAGTCGATGCGGATGTCCTCGGTGGCGCGCTTGTGGAAGAAGGTCGCCTGGGAGCGGTCCTGCTTGGTGAACTCCGTCTCGCCGGAGGCGATCAGGTCGAGCGCGCCGGTGGTGACCGGGGCGATGAGGTCGACCGTCTTGTGGAAGAGGTCGGTCGCCGTGTCCTTCGGGCCGACCGCCACGGCCTCCTGCCGGACGATGTCACCGGCGTCGAGCTCGTCGTTCATCATGTGCGCGGTGACGCCGACCTCGGTCTCGCCGTTGATCAGGGCCCAGATCAGCGGCGAGAAGCCCGCGTACTTCGGCAGCAGCGAGTCGTGGACGTTCAGCGTGCCGTGGCGCGGCAGGCCGAAGATGCGCGGGGGGATCCAGGTCCGCCAGTTGTTGGCCACGATGATGTCCGGGTCGGCCTCCTTGAGGCGCTCGAACAGCTCGTCGTCGTCGGGACGGTTGCGGATGAGGACCGGCACGTCGTGCGCCTCGGCGAGATCGGCGACGGAGTCGCTCCAGATCTTCTCGTAGGCGTGCTCGCTCTTGGGGTGCGTCACGACGAGGACCACGTCGTGCTCGGAGTCCAGGAGGGCTTGCAGGGTGCGGTGCCCCCAGGTCTGGTAACCGAACATGACGACCCGCATGGGGTTCCTCCTCAGAGCAGGGATTGACCGGCGGCAAGTAAAGCAAGGCTTACCTTGGTGTGCAATGGCCGCACGGGGTGCCGAAGTTGTCCGGTGCCGGTGCTCGCGCACGGCGACCGCCCCCTCGACCCGCGTACGAGTTTAGCTTAGGCTAGCCTAAGTGAAATGAGGAGGGGTCGGTCCGGGTGCCGACCGGTCGGGAGCCGCCGCCAGCTAGGGTGGCGGGCGCGCCGCAGCGCTCTGCCAGGGGACCAGGGCGGGGGCGGAGTCGTGGGTGCGTCCCTTGCCGGGCGCGAGGTGCCCCACAGGCCGTGCGTCCCCGCCCGAGCAAAGGGATAACGTACGTCGCATGGGCATAACTGCAGTTGAGCGCCTTGCGCCCACGGGTTCATCAGGTGCCCGCCGACGGCGGGTCGTGGGTCTGGGCGTGCTGGCGGCGGTCCTCGTGATCGCGGCGGCCGCGTCCCTCGCCGTCGGTGCGCGCGCGTTGAGCCCCACCGAGGTGTGGCACGGCCTCTTCGCCTCGCCGGACGCCGATCAGCGGCTCAATGAGATCAGGCTCATCGTGCAGACCGTACGGGTGCCCCGGACGGTGCTCGCGATCGTCGCGGGCATCGCGCTCGGCGTCGGCGGGGCGCTGATCCAGGGGTACACGCGCAACCCGATCGCCGACACGGGCCTGCTCGGCGTGAACGCCGGCGCTTCCTTCGCCGTGGTGTCGGCGATCGCCGTGTTCGGGTTCTCCAACCCCTTCCAGTACGTCTGGTTCGCCTTCCTGGGGGCGGCCGTCGCCGGGGTCGTCGTGTTCGGGCTCGCGAGCATCGGCAGGGGAGCGGGCAACCCGCTGACCCTCGCCCTCGCAGGGCAGGGCATCACGGTGTTCCTCACGGCCATGACCACCGCCATCGCCCTGTCGGACCAGAAGTCCCTGAACGCGCTGCGGTTCTGGAACTCGGGCTCGGTGTCCGGGGTCAAGTTCGAGGTCATCTGGCCCATCGCCGGATTCGTGGCGGTCGGCCTCACTCTCGCGGCGATCACGCTGCCCGCGCTCAACCTGCTCAACCTGGGCGACGACGTGGCGCGCGGCCTCGGCGTGAACATCGCGCTGAGCCGGACGATCGGCATCGCCGCCATCACCCTGCTCGCGGGCGCGGCGACCGCGGCGTGCGGTCCCATCGCCTTCCTCGGGCTCATGGTGGCCCACATCGCCCGCTACGTGACCGGCCCCGACTACCGCTGGCTGGTGCCGTACGCCGGTCTGCTCGGCGCCGTCGTGCTGCTGGTCTGCGACATCGTGGGGCGCGTCGTGGTGCGGCCGGGCGAGCTGGACGCGGGGGTCGTCGTCTCCCTGCTCGGCGCCCCGTTCTTCGCGGTGCTGGTGTGGCGTGGAAAGTTCAAGAGCGCGTGAACGGGGCGGACGTCGTGAACGGGACAGATGTGAAGTCGTCGGTGGCGCCGGGCATACGGATCGGCCAGGTGTCGTTCGTGTGGCGGCCGTGGGTCGCGTTCGTCACGCTGGTCCTCACGGTGGCGACCTTCGTGGTGTTCTGCCTGTCCATCAGCATCGGGGACTTCCCCGTCGACCTGTCCCGGGTGATCGCCACCATCTTCGGCCGGGGCGAACAGGTCGACGAGTTCGTGATCATGGATCTGCGGATGCCGCGCGCCCTCGCCGGGCTCGTCGTCGGCATCGCGCTCGGGGTGTCCGGCGCGCTCACCCAGTCCATCGCCCGCAATCCGCTGGCAAGCCCGGACGTCCTCGGCATCACGCAGGGCGCGAGCGCGGTCTCGGTGTTCCTGCTCACGGTGTCGGGCGGGGCGTCGGCGGCGGTCGTCGGCTCCGTGGGCCTGTCCGCGGCCGCGCTCGGCGGCGGCCTCCTGACCGGCCTGCTGGTGTACTTCATGGCCTGGCGGCGGGGGATCGACGGCTTCCGGCTCATCCTCATCGGCATCTCGGTGAGCGCGGTGATGGAGGCGATCACGACCTGGCTCCTGGTCAAGGCCGACATCAAGGACGTGGTCCAGGCGCAGTCCTGGCTCGTCGGCTCCCTGGACAACCGGTCGTGGGACGAGGTCTGGGTGGCGTTCTGGTGCACCCTCGCGCTCCTGGCCGTCGTCGCCTGCGTCGCCTTCCAGTTCAAACCCCTGCAGTTCGGCGACGACGTCGCCGCGGGCCTCGGCGTCCGCTTCCAGGCCGTGCGGGCGATCCTGCTCCTGTGTGCGGTCCTGCTGGCCGCCGTCGCGGTGAGCGCCGCGGGCCCGGTCCCCTTCGTGGCCCTGGTCGCGCCGCAGGTGGCGATGCGCCTCGCGCGCTGCCCCACGCCGCCCCTCGTGGCCTCCGGCATGGTGGGGGCGCTGCTCCTGATCGGCGCGGACCTGGTCGCGCGCGAGGCCCTGCCGATCACACTCCCGGTCGGCGTGGTCACCGCGGCGGTGGGCGGCCCCTTCCTCATCTACCTCCTGGTGCGGGCGAACCTCAAATAGCCTGATACAAAGGTGAGGCATACCTAAATGCGCAGAGGGGGGCTTGTGGTCACTCAGTACATCACCGAGATCGAGTCCGACGTCGACGACGCCGCACGGCTCACGGCCAGGGGGGTCAGCGTCGGCTACGGCGCCAGGACCGTCATCGACGATCTCGACGTGGCGATACCGCCCGGGGTGATCACGACGATCATCGGCCCCAACGGCTGCGGCAAGTCGACGCTGCTGCGGACCCTGTCGCGGCTGCTCAAGCCGACCAAGGGGTCCGTCGTCCTCGACGGCGAGGACATCGTCCGGCTCAAGACCAAGGACGTGGCGAAGAAGATGGGCCTGCTGCCGCAGGCGCCCGTCGCGCCGGAGGGCCTGACGGTGTCGGACCTGGTGGCCAGGGGCCGCCACCCGCATCAGAGTTGGCTGCGGCAGTGGTCGTCGGACGACGCCGACGTCGTGGCGCGCGCCCTCGCCATGACCGGCGTGTCCGATCTGGCCGACCGGCCCGTCGACTCGCTCTCCGGCGGGCAGCGCCAGCGCGTCTGGATCTCGATGACCCTGGCCCAGGGCACCGACCTGCTCCTCCTCGACGAGCCGACGACGTATCTGGACCTGGCGCACGCGGTCGACGTGCTCGACCTCGTGGACGACCTGCACGAGTCGGGGTGCGCCGTGGTCATGGTCCTGCACGACCTCAACCTGGCCACGCGCTACAGCGACAACCTCGTCGTGATGAAGGACGGGACGATCCTGGCGCAGGGGCACCCGCGCGACGTCATCACC is a window from the Streptomyces spectabilis genome containing:
- a CDS encoding amidohydrolase — encoded protein: MLCSRITNATILTMDPARPTARELGIWRGRVVGLDSDIAGLPARRVLDLDGATVLPGFIDSHVHLIWAGLKARAPSVAPSKRVDAILRAVADAVTAAPDGGWVSLGGYDQRTLDRPLTAADLDAVSAGRKVYLGHISGHACLVNSAVLGELPPHVASPDGFLAEDAMGAALALRPPHTLAELADAVAESGRVCRSQGVTACAEAGIGSELFAHSPLEGAAFQLAHETGRLPLRVQLMVAADALRPVEAAPEDTTTRSFGLGLRTGFGDGRLSLGALKVFTDGGMMARTAALTEPYAGSTSRGQLQADPELLTETIVEGHRAGWQLAVHAIGDRAVDLALDALAAARRAKPRADARHRVEHAGLVRPDQLARFAELGAIAVVQPSFLRYFGDDYATIMGPERAPWMYRGQGFLDHGVRLAGSSDRPVADGSPLRAVQFMVERASASGRLIGPKEAMSVDEALRAYTADAAYACRWEGDAGSISPGKRADLVVLGDDPRKVDPGRIGDIEVVRTFVEGEESLDGVAA
- a CDS encoding methionyl-tRNA formyltransferase; the encoded protein is MRVVMFGYQTWGHRTLQALLDSEHDVVLVVTHPKSEHAYEKIWSDSVADLAEAHDVPVLIRNRPDDDELFERLKEADPDIIVANNWRTWIPPRIFGLPRHGTLNVHDSLLPKYAGFSPLIWALINGETEVGVTAHMMNDELDAGDIVRQEAVAVGPKDTATDLFHKTVDLIAPVTTGALDLIASGETEFTKQDRSQATFFHKRATEDIRIDWTWPAQDLERLVRAQSEPYPSAFTYHKGKRLEVVAAVVSEGRYGGTPGRIFYREGEGVVIVAGADARTGRNHGLAITRVRTEDGRELSAAEYFTAMGGYLTQRP
- a CDS encoding FecCD family ABC transporter permease gives rise to the protein MGITAVERLAPTGSSGARRRRVVGLGVLAAVLVIAAAASLAVGARALSPTEVWHGLFASPDADQRLNEIRLIVQTVRVPRTVLAIVAGIALGVGGALIQGYTRNPIADTGLLGVNAGASFAVVSAIAVFGFSNPFQYVWFAFLGAAVAGVVVFGLASIGRGAGNPLTLALAGQGITVFLTAMTTAIALSDQKSLNALRFWNSGSVSGVKFEVIWPIAGFVAVGLTLAAITLPALNLLNLGDDVARGLGVNIALSRTIGIAAITLLAGAATAACGPIAFLGLMVAHIARYVTGPDYRWLVPYAGLLGAVVLLVCDIVGRVVVRPGELDAGVVVSLLGAPFFAVLVWRGKFKSA
- a CDS encoding FecCD family ABC transporter permease, which produces MNGTDVKSSVAPGIRIGQVSFVWRPWVAFVTLVLTVATFVVFCLSISIGDFPVDLSRVIATIFGRGEQVDEFVIMDLRMPRALAGLVVGIALGVSGALTQSIARNPLASPDVLGITQGASAVSVFLLTVSGGASAAVVGSVGLSAAALGGGLLTGLLVYFMAWRRGIDGFRLILIGISVSAVMEAITTWLLVKADIKDVVQAQSWLVGSLDNRSWDEVWVAFWCTLALLAVVACVAFQFKPLQFGDDVAAGLGVRFQAVRAILLLCAVLLAAVAVSAAGPVPFVALVAPQVAMRLARCPTPPLVASGMVGALLLIGADLVAREALPITLPVGVVTAAVGGPFLIYLLVRANLK
- a CDS encoding ABC transporter ATP-binding protein, which translates into the protein MVTQYITEIESDVDDAARLTARGVSVGYGARTVIDDLDVAIPPGVITTIIGPNGCGKSTLLRTLSRLLKPTKGSVVLDGEDIVRLKTKDVAKKMGLLPQAPVAPEGLTVSDLVARGRHPHQSWLRQWSSDDADVVARALAMTGVSDLADRPVDSLSGGQRQRVWISMTLAQGTDLLLLDEPTTYLDLAHAVDVLDLVDDLHESGCAVVMVLHDLNLATRYSDNLVVMKDGTILAQGHPRDVITSELLYEAFGLRARVIDDPVGDRPLIVPIGRTHVQLN